One segment of Halorubellus sp. JP-L1 DNA contains the following:
- a CDS encoding glycosyltransferase family 39 protein: MTDTESFWSGPWPSASRVRAGLPFERGDGRWLALAALPAVVAVAVYIATNPYPAFGAGLYLQFGSEIAANGYAPPTDVEGYTAIGVPFAYPPLQFYVLAVLLDLGVDPLAIARFLPGVAVVAATVPAYLLGRDLSESRAGGALAATLLSLNPQVLQWHVSAGGVVRAFAFLYALVAIYAAYRAFTTDGWGAVAVSAVAFGATVLSHPTYTLFAALSILTCYATESRSLDGLVRGAAIALGGALVAAPWLAWTVTTHGIGRYVSAAGTHGGVGGGAALGGFASSLVVVPLATGAYLLARRRYFLPAWLVVAEVVFQQPRFAYAVGAFAMATTVVDLVRRDALARWRPADSTSARFADRFETPAAAGFAVVIVLGTAVGGAYLAHEMTLANDPSTPEFVDDDDVAAMEWAAEQTPQDATFVVLGDAAEWFPVLADRTIVVSPWGVEWVTPSSFEAQIDAYENVSACKTAWCVGVGASGVGVVPDYVVVPKGAYTIRGQPAVQFGVLERSFAASPGWERAYENDGVVVYRSVDVSESGNESARERRARSRSTSTVASDWRATGRQT; encoded by the coding sequence ATGACGGACACCGAGTCGTTCTGGAGTGGACCGTGGCCGAGCGCCAGTCGGGTTCGTGCTGGCCTTCCCTTCGAGCGCGGCGACGGCCGGTGGCTCGCGCTCGCGGCGCTCCCTGCCGTCGTCGCGGTCGCCGTCTACATCGCCACGAATCCCTACCCGGCGTTCGGTGCCGGACTGTACCTCCAGTTCGGGTCCGAGATCGCCGCGAACGGGTACGCGCCGCCGACGGACGTGGAGGGATACACCGCGATCGGCGTCCCGTTCGCGTACCCGCCGCTGCAGTTCTACGTGCTCGCGGTCCTCCTGGACCTCGGCGTCGATCCGCTCGCGATCGCTCGCTTCCTGCCCGGAGTCGCGGTCGTCGCGGCGACGGTCCCCGCGTACCTCCTCGGTCGAGACCTCTCGGAGTCGCGAGCGGGCGGTGCGCTCGCCGCGACGCTCCTGAGTCTGAACCCGCAGGTCCTCCAGTGGCACGTCTCCGCGGGCGGCGTCGTTCGCGCATTCGCGTTCCTGTACGCGCTCGTCGCCATCTACGCGGCCTATCGCGCGTTCACCACGGACGGCTGGGGCGCCGTCGCGGTGTCGGCGGTCGCGTTCGGCGCGACCGTCCTCTCGCATCCGACGTACACGCTGTTCGCGGCGCTCTCGATCTTGACGTGTTACGCGACCGAGTCGCGGTCCCTCGACGGGCTGGTTCGAGGCGCGGCGATCGCACTCGGTGGTGCGCTCGTCGCCGCTCCCTGGCTGGCGTGGACGGTGACGACGCACGGCATCGGGCGGTACGTGTCGGCCGCCGGCACGCACGGCGGGGTCGGCGGTGGGGCGGCACTCGGCGGATTCGCGTCGTCTCTCGTCGTCGTCCCGCTCGCCACGGGCGCGTACCTCCTCGCCAGGCGCCGGTACTTCCTGCCGGCGTGGCTCGTCGTTGCAGAGGTCGTGTTCCAGCAGCCCCGGTTCGCGTACGCCGTCGGCGCGTTCGCGATGGCAACGACGGTCGTGGACCTCGTGCGCCGCGACGCCCTCGCGCGATGGCGACCGGCGGATTCGACGAGCGCTCGATTCGCGGACCGATTCGAGACGCCTGCGGCGGCCGGGTTCGCGGTCGTGATCGTCCTCGGGACGGCGGTCGGCGGCGCGTACCTCGCGCACGAGATGACGCTCGCGAACGATCCATCCACGCCGGAGTTCGTCGACGACGACGACGTCGCAGCGATGGAGTGGGCGGCCGAGCAGACGCCGCAGGACGCGACGTTCGTCGTGCTCGGCGACGCCGCGGAGTGGTTCCCCGTGCTCGCCGACCGGACGATCGTGGTGTCGCCGTGGGGCGTGGAGTGGGTCACGCCGAGTTCGTTCGAGGCCCAGATCGACGCGTACGAGAACGTCTCGGCGTGCAAGACGGCGTGGTGCGTCGGCGTGGGCGCGTCCGGCGTGGGCGTCGTGCCGGACTACGTCGTCGTCCCGAAGGGCGCGTACACGATCCGCGGGCAGCCAGCGGTCCAGTTCGGCGTGCTCGAACGATCGTTCGCAGCGTCGCCTGGATGGGAGCGCGCGTACGAGAACGACGGCGTCGTCGTGTACCGTTCCGTCGACGTCAGCGAGAGCGGGAACGAGAGTGCGCGCGAGCGCCGAGCGCGTTCGCGGTCGACGTCGACGGTCGCGTCGGACTGGCGCGCGACGGGCCGTCAGACGTAG
- a CDS encoding arylsulfotransferase family protein, producing MVVSRRTIRRAFAVVLVLALAVLVFGYVDAQRQQDAVTGDPAVEQAFRSGDRSAVVGARENVTVVATDSNAFVSDENDGPRAQAELVAFAPDGSIHYYENRHTRYWDVDPVEGTAATVEFVYADHLDSDECDGDGVCTENGVVRVNLTNGERTTVFSRVTAGKHSTRWHDVDRVDDERLLVADIAQDRAFVVNTTTELIEWEWEAQADYDIDSGGPFPSDWTHLNDVESVTIDGREAAMLSLRNQDQVVFVDYERGLLDEWTLGTDGDHDVLYEQHNPDFVPASEGGPAVLVADSENGRVVEYQHEDGTWNESWTWSDARLTWPRDADRLPNGHTLVTDSNGDRVLEVDRDGDVVWSASIGFPYEAERLGTGPESANGPSAAALDLPDRTPDEDGSLESRASALLPPSVQNAISYVLPRWVTPIHAVAVVLLLLVVPTWLALEYRWSTVSLGVRSPVTFEREE from the coding sequence ATGGTCGTGAGTCGCCGGACGATTCGTCGCGCGTTCGCCGTCGTTCTCGTGCTGGCACTGGCGGTACTCGTCTTCGGGTACGTGGACGCGCAACGCCAACAGGACGCCGTCACGGGCGACCCGGCGGTGGAGCAGGCGTTCCGGTCGGGCGATAGGTCGGCGGTCGTCGGCGCGCGCGAGAACGTGACCGTTGTCGCGACGGACTCGAACGCGTTCGTCAGCGACGAGAACGACGGCCCGCGCGCGCAAGCCGAGCTCGTCGCGTTCGCCCCGGACGGGAGCATCCACTACTACGAGAACCGGCACACGCGGTACTGGGACGTCGACCCCGTCGAGGGGACGGCGGCGACGGTCGAGTTCGTGTACGCCGACCACCTTGACAGCGACGAGTGCGACGGCGACGGCGTCTGCACGGAGAACGGTGTCGTTCGCGTGAACCTCACGAACGGCGAGCGGACGACCGTGTTCAGTCGCGTGACGGCCGGGAAGCACTCGACGCGCTGGCACGACGTCGACCGCGTCGACGACGAGCGCCTCCTCGTCGCGGACATCGCGCAGGACCGAGCGTTCGTCGTGAACACGACGACCGAGCTGATCGAGTGGGAGTGGGAGGCCCAGGCCGACTACGACATCGACTCGGGCGGACCGTTCCCCTCGGACTGGACGCACCTGAACGACGTCGAGTCCGTCACCATCGACGGGCGCGAGGCGGCGATGCTCAGCCTCCGGAACCAGGATCAGGTCGTGTTCGTCGACTACGAGCGCGGCCTGCTCGACGAGTGGACGCTCGGTACGGACGGCGACCACGACGTGCTCTACGAGCAGCACAACCCGGACTTCGTGCCGGCCAGCGAGGGTGGGCCAGCGGTCCTCGTCGCGGACTCCGAGAACGGTCGCGTCGTCGAGTACCAGCACGAGGACGGGACGTGGAACGAGTCCTGGACGTGGTCGGACGCGCGGTTGACGTGGCCGCGGGACGCAGACCGGCTCCCGAACGGCCACACGCTCGTCACGGACTCGAACGGCGACCGCGTGCTCGAGGTCGACCGCGACGGCGACGTCGTCTGGTCGGCGTCGATCGGATTCCCGTACGAGGCCGAACGCCTCGGAACCGGGCCGGAGAGCGCGAACGGGCCGAGCGCGGCAGCGCTCGACCTCCCGGACCGGACGCCAGACGAGGACGGCTCGCTCGAGTCGAGAGCGAGCGCACTCCTGCCGCCGAGCGTCCAGAACGCGATCTCGTACGTGCTACCCCGCTGGGTGACGCCGATTCACGCCGTCGCAGTGGTCCTCCTGCTCCTCGTCGTTCCGACGTGGCTCGCGCTCGAGTATCGCTGGTCGACCGTCTCGCTGGGCGTTCGCTCGCCCGTCACGTTCGAGCGCGAGGAATGA
- a CDS encoding MFS transporter, whose amino-acid sequence MVLGTDDRVFALAMARLADSLGNSFLVIVLPLYIASGEISLAGLEGFSTELLIGVVLSLFGLLNSSLQQFTGRASDRSGRRKAFILAGLVVFGIASALYPLATTYWGVIALRALQGIGAALTIPVTIALVNEYSTDASQRGGNFGVFNTFRLIGFGFGPILAGILITGGFASNTVVTYQVFGTGVSGFDAAFAVAVAGALVSLVLVSVLVDDPEGEVAASDDLSVAVFGSDQLFDPVFVVGVGTFFMATGIAIYATLQEVVNAALGQGPFLFSVQFAAVVIANVLFQVPIGRASDRYGRRPFLVVGFALLAPSVLLQGYVPEFQALFPATIFGVNGPALVMILLRLLQGVSVAMVFAPGLALAGDLARRGQSGTTLSVLTTAFGFGVAIGPLAAGYLVRFGFATPFVFVAVLAALAFVLTYSQVYETAFLHEDRTEAPAD is encoded by the coding sequence ATGGTGCTGGGTACGGACGACCGCGTGTTCGCGCTCGCGATGGCGCGGCTCGCGGACTCGCTCGGGAACTCCTTCCTCGTCATCGTGCTCCCGCTGTACATCGCGAGCGGCGAGATCTCGCTCGCGGGCCTCGAGGGGTTCTCGACGGAGTTGCTCATCGGGGTCGTCCTCTCCCTGTTCGGGCTCCTGAACAGCAGCCTCCAGCAGTTCACGGGCCGGGCGAGTGACCGCTCGGGTCGCCGGAAGGCGTTCATCCTCGCCGGCCTCGTCGTCTTCGGGATCGCGAGTGCGCTCTACCCGCTCGCGACGACGTACTGGGGCGTAATCGCGCTCCGTGCGCTCCAGGGCATCGGCGCTGCGCTGACGATCCCCGTGACGATCGCGCTCGTGAACGAGTACTCGACGGACGCGAGCCAGCGCGGCGGGAACTTCGGCGTGTTCAACACGTTTCGGCTCATCGGGTTCGGATTCGGCCCCATCCTCGCCGGGATCCTCATCACGGGCGGATTCGCGTCGAACACGGTCGTCACGTACCAGGTCTTCGGAACCGGCGTCTCCGGGTTCGACGCGGCGTTCGCGGTCGCGGTCGCGGGCGCACTCGTCTCGCTCGTCCTCGTCTCCGTGCTCGTTGACGACCCGGAGGGCGAGGTCGCGGCCTCGGACGACCTCTCGGTGGCCGTCTTCGGGTCCGATCAGCTGTTCGACCCGGTGTTCGTCGTCGGCGTCGGGACGTTCTTCATGGCGACGGGCATCGCGATCTACGCGACGCTCCAGGAGGTCGTGAACGCCGCGCTCGGGCAGGGGCCGTTCCTGTTCTCCGTCCAGTTCGCGGCGGTCGTCATCGCGAACGTCCTCTTCCAGGTCCCGATCGGACGAGCCAGCGACAGGTACGGCCGCCGGCCGTTCCTCGTCGTCGGGTTCGCGCTCCTCGCCCCGTCAGTCCTCCTGCAGGGGTACGTGCCGGAGTTCCAGGCGCTGTTCCCCGCGACGATTTTCGGCGTGAACGGGCCCGCGCTCGTGATGATCCTCCTGCGATTGCTCCAAGGCGTCTCCGTCGCGATGGTGTTCGCGCCCGGCCTCGCGCTCGCCGGCGACCTCGCGCGCCGCGGCCAGTCCGGGACGACGCTCTCGGTACTCACGACCGCGTTCGGGTTCGGCGTCGCCATCGGCCCGCTCGCCGCGGGCTACCTCGTTCGGTTCGGGTTCGCGACGCCGTTCGTCTTCGTCGCGGTGCTCGCCGCGCTCGCGTTCGTCCTGACGTACTCGCAGGTGTACGAGACCGCGTTCCTCCACGAAGACCGAACGGAAGCGCCCGCCGACTGA
- a CDS encoding phosphatase PAP2 family protein, whose amino-acid sequence MSLLQLLASVVAVVAVLHGVGLVAVVGRERVFAGGSTIRRNVHAARYLIAFLGGVLAINKVVRDVGVELSWFVGANVTGGIYAIEGELVATVQSYAMPALTSYFSAVYVYGYVFLLTFPLVAYAFTDRNHPLRVLLVAYTVNYLVGLVMYVAFVAYGPRNYMPELVDSLLYVHWPDVQLLTSRVNRNTNVFPSLHASLSATVAFAAYRFRADYPAWTPIAAWLAASISVATVYLGIHWMTDVVVGVALAAGSVAFALRVVQSDDSTVN is encoded by the coding sequence ATGTCCCTCCTCCAACTCCTCGCGTCCGTCGTCGCCGTCGTCGCCGTCCTCCACGGCGTCGGTCTCGTCGCGGTCGTCGGGCGCGAACGCGTCTTCGCAGGCGGTTCGACGATTCGACGGAACGTTCACGCGGCGAGATACCTCATCGCGTTCCTCGGGGGCGTCCTCGCCATCAACAAGGTCGTCCGCGACGTGGGCGTGGAACTCTCCTGGTTCGTCGGCGCGAACGTCACGGGCGGCATCTACGCCATCGAGGGCGAACTCGTCGCGACCGTCCAGTCGTACGCGATGCCGGCGCTGACGTCGTACTTCAGCGCCGTCTACGTGTACGGCTACGTGTTCCTCCTGACGTTCCCGCTGGTCGCGTACGCGTTCACCGACCGCAATCACCCACTTCGCGTCCTCCTCGTCGCGTACACCGTCAATTACCTCGTCGGCCTCGTCATGTACGTCGCGTTCGTCGCGTACGGGCCGCGGAACTACATGCCCGAGCTCGTCGACTCGCTCCTGTACGTCCACTGGCCGGACGTCCAGTTGCTCACGAGTCGCGTGAACAGGAACACGAACGTCTTTCCGTCGCTGCACGCGTCGCTGTCCGCCACGGTCGCGTTCGCCGCGTACCGGTTCCGGGCCGACTACCCGGCGTGGACGCCGATCGCAGCCTGGCTGGCGGCGTCGATCTCGGTCGCGACGGTCTACCTCGGCATCCACTGGATGACGGACGTGGTCGTCGGCGTCGCGCTCGCCGCCGGGAGCGTCGCGTTCGCGCTCCGCGTCGTCCAGTCCGACGACTCGACGGTGAATTAG
- a CDS encoding ABC transporter substrate-binding protein — MQNAAGSATVGRRELLGALGTSTLAASAGCTRRLRSIAGWQSRSQISLSIATLPDDADPFALRAARQIAEWFRAAGIDATVTPMAREELHRRTLLDHDYDAFVGRIAPEVVRPNSMYALVHSKYADVAGWQNPFGYANLDVDDGLDEQRRVTGDDRVEVVADVQETVARTQPFTTLAKPDDVRAVRTSRFENWSADVLSNPLGYLALDRAADAPSDESTLRVVAADHRVTENLNPLAVEYRGFGYVMDLLYDSLGYVTEAGTVQPWLADAWDVSATADAPTARVSLRDDLSWHDGESLTATDVAFTYALLADTSVGANGDGDGDDGTRTVRTSMDGDDGNVVPAPVFAERSSLVADVDVVDEQTVDVQFVEATSSVAMHALTIPVLPEHVWADRTGRSSVSGIEFGPTTEALVTDNVPPVGSGAFEYVDSTPRETLVLERYDDHFLERGTDPDVDGVAAYRPAFDRVRIDVVGTDDTAVSLVKDDEADVTGTPVGAGLVPDIGRSDDLDLLVSRSNAPYVVGYNVRGPPLSNPRFRNTLAHLVDQTALVDQTFRGYAEPAVTPLTASRWVPESLAFDGENPVTPFLGSDGDLDVRRARAAFRDAGFQYDDGKLVRTT; from the coding sequence ATGCAGAACGCGGCGGGATCCGCTACCGTGGGGCGACGCGAGCTCCTCGGCGCGCTCGGCACCAGCACGCTCGCGGCCAGCGCCGGCTGTACGCGCCGCCTTCGGTCGATCGCGGGCTGGCAGAGCCGATCCCAGATCTCGCTGTCCATCGCGACGCTGCCCGACGACGCCGACCCGTTCGCGCTCCGGGCCGCACGACAGATCGCGGAGTGGTTCCGGGCCGCCGGCATCGACGCGACCGTCACCCCGATGGCCAGAGAGGAACTCCACAGGCGGACGCTCCTCGACCACGACTACGACGCCTTCGTCGGCCGGATCGCTCCCGAGGTCGTCCGACCGAACTCGATGTACGCGCTCGTGCACTCGAAGTACGCGGACGTCGCCGGCTGGCAGAACCCGTTCGGGTACGCGAACCTCGACGTCGACGACGGCCTCGACGAGCAGCGCCGAGTGACCGGCGACGACCGCGTCGAGGTCGTCGCGGACGTTCAGGAGACAGTCGCGCGGACGCAACCGTTCACGACGCTCGCGAAGCCAGACGACGTCCGCGCGGTCCGCACGTCGCGCTTCGAGAACTGGAGTGCGGACGTCCTCTCGAACCCACTCGGGTACCTGGCACTCGACCGCGCCGCGGACGCCCCGAGCGACGAGTCGACGCTCCGCGTCGTCGCTGCCGACCACCGCGTCACGGAGAACCTGAACCCGCTCGCCGTCGAGTACCGCGGGTTCGGGTACGTCATGGATCTCCTCTACGACTCGCTCGGGTACGTGACGGAAGCGGGAACGGTCCAGCCGTGGCTCGCCGACGCCTGGGACGTCTCCGCGACCGCGGACGCGCCGACGGCACGAGTGAGTCTCCGCGACGACCTCTCCTGGCACGACGGCGAGTCCCTCACCGCGACCGACGTCGCGTTCACGTACGCGCTCCTCGCCGACACCTCCGTCGGTGCGAACGGCGACGGGGACGGCGACGACGGGACGAGGACGGTCCGCACGTCGATGGACGGCGACGACGGGAACGTCGTCCCCGCGCCCGTGTTCGCGGAACGCAGCAGCCTCGTCGCGGACGTCGACGTCGTCGACGAGCAGACCGTCGACGTCCAGTTCGTCGAAGCGACGTCGTCGGTCGCCATGCACGCACTGACGATCCCGGTCCTCCCAGAGCACGTCTGGGCGGACCGAACCGGTCGGTCCTCGGTCAGCGGGATCGAGTTCGGGCCGACGACCGAAGCCCTCGTCACCGACAACGTCCCGCCCGTCGGGAGCGGCGCGTTCGAGTACGTCGACAGCACGCCCCGCGAGACGCTCGTCCTCGAACGGTACGACGACCACTTCCTCGAGCGCGGCACCGACCCAGACGTCGACGGCGTCGCAGCGTACCGGCCCGCGTTCGATCGCGTCCGGATCGACGTCGTCGGGACCGACGACACCGCGGTCTCGCTCGTGAAGGACGACGAAGCGGACGTCACCGGAACGCCAGTCGGTGCGGGACTCGTCCCCGACATCGGCCGTTCGGACGACCTCGACCTCCTCGTCTCGCGCTCGAACGCCCCGTACGTCGTCGGGTACAACGTCCGCGGGCCGCCGCTCTCGAACCCGCGCTTCAGGAACACGCTCGCGCACCTCGTCGACCAGACCGCGCTCGTCGACCAGACGTTCCGCGGGTACGCCGAACCCGCGGTCACGCCACTCACCGCCTCTCGCTGGGTTCCCGAGTCACTCGCGTTCGACGGCGAGAACCCCGTGACGCCGTTCCTCGGCAGCGACGGCGACCTCGACGTGCGCCGCGCGCGAGCCGCGTTCCGCGACGCCGGGTTCCAGTACGACGACGGGAAACTGGTCCGGACCACGTGA
- a CDS encoding response regulator has protein sequence MTKPRVVCVDDEPSFADLTATHLERTAAVSAEGYTDPRDALSAIEDADDVRCVVSDYDMPAMNGLAFLDAVRERHPDLPFVLFTGKGSEQVASEAISMGVTEYLQKSTAASQYEVLGNRVENAIERYEAECALAEQRELVDRIVEATPVAIVVHDADGDVEVANERARELLSMDVDSLHLRSYDSSDWSLYAASGERLPEAELPVARVLDTGETMRAETFVVAVDGRRTEVALNAEPLVGDDGAIDRVVVVFAPTADFDGVPG, from the coding sequence ATGACGAAACCCCGGGTGGTGTGCGTGGACGACGAGCCGTCGTTCGCGGACCTCACGGCGACGCACCTCGAACGGACGGCGGCCGTGTCCGCCGAGGGCTACACCGATCCGCGGGACGCGCTCTCCGCCATCGAGGACGCGGACGACGTGCGATGCGTCGTGAGCGACTACGACATGCCGGCGATGAACGGCCTGGCGTTCCTCGACGCCGTCAGAGAACGCCATCCGGACCTCCCGTTCGTCCTGTTCACCGGGAAGGGCAGCGAGCAGGTGGCGAGCGAAGCGATCTCGATGGGCGTCACGGAGTACCTCCAGAAGTCGACGGCGGCGAGCCAGTACGAGGTCCTCGGGAACCGCGTCGAGAACGCGATCGAGCGGTACGAGGCCGAGTGCGCGCTCGCCGAGCAACGCGAGCTCGTCGACCGGATCGTCGAGGCGACGCCGGTCGCGATCGTCGTCCACGACGCCGACGGTGACGTCGAGGTGGCGAACGAGCGCGCGAGGGAACTCCTGTCGATGGACGTCGACTCGCTGCACTTGCGCTCGTACGACTCCAGCGACTGGTCGCTGTACGCCGCGTCCGGCGAACGATTGCCGGAGGCGGAACTCCCGGTCGCTCGCGTCCTCGACACCGGGGAGACGATGCGCGCGGAGACGTTCGTCGTCGCGGTCGACGGACGACGGACCGAGGTCGCGCTGAACGCGGAGCCGCTCGTCGGCGACGACGGCGCGATCGACCGCGTGGTCGTGGTCTTCGCGCCGACCGCGGACTTCGATGGCGTCCCCGGCTAG
- a CDS encoding ZIP family metal transporter has protein sequence MVEFVALAFVFVAGLVTAIATGLGAIPFFLVDDVSDRWNVALWGIASGIMLSASLFGLIDEGLAESTGTPWLLALGLLAGVALVVVANRVLERVDVGGSRASTDGGEPVARDDDADDAQDDSIQHDDDDERNQGHHADDEHNHGHHADDDHGHGHDHGIDPAAFAEADVKKLVLILGVLTVHSFPEGVAVGVSFAELGLEGGVPILGLTVPVLAIFMTVAISIHNVPEGLAISIPLRAMDVGEWRMVGAAIFSSLPQPIGAVVAFAFVRWAREFLPFGFGFAAGAMVYLVLTEFVPEALEAGADLPGRGHRELAVGLVAGVAVMIPLLFVG, from the coding sequence ATGGTCGAGTTCGTCGCGCTCGCGTTCGTGTTCGTGGCCGGCCTCGTCACGGCCATCGCGACCGGGCTCGGCGCCATCCCGTTCTTCCTCGTCGACGACGTGAGCGACCGCTGGAACGTCGCCCTCTGGGGGATCGCTTCCGGCATCATGCTCTCGGCGTCCCTGTTCGGACTCATCGACGAGGGGCTCGCCGAGTCCACGGGCACCCCGTGGCTCCTCGCGCTCGGCCTGCTCGCCGGCGTCGCCCTCGTCGTCGTCGCGAACCGCGTCCTCGAACGCGTCGACGTCGGCGGCAGTCGTGCGAGCACGGACGGCGGCGAACCGGTCGCACGCGACGACGACGCCGACGACGCGCAGGACGATAGCATCCAGCACGACGACGACGACGAGCGCAACCAGGGCCACCACGCCGACGACGAGCACAACCACGGCCACCACGCCGACGACGACCACGGCCACGGGCACGACCACGGGATCGATCCGGCGGCGTTCGCCGAGGCGGACGTCAAGAAACTGGTGCTCATCCTCGGCGTCCTGACCGTGCACTCGTTCCCGGAAGGCGTCGCCGTCGGCGTGTCCTTCGCCGAACTCGGCCTCGAAGGCGGAGTTCCGATACTCGGACTCACCGTCCCCGTGCTCGCGATATTCATGACGGTCGCGATCAGTATCCACAACGTCCCCGAGGGGCTCGCCATCTCCATCCCGCTGCGGGCGATGGACGTCGGCGAGTGGCGGATGGTCGGCGCCGCCATCTTCTCCAGTCTCCCCCAGCCGATCGGTGCGGTCGTCGCGTTCGCGTTCGTGCGCTGGGCGCGCGAGTTCCTCCCGTTCGGGTTCGGGTTCGCCGCCGGCGCGATGGTGTACCTCGTCCTCACCGAGTTCGTCCCGGAAGCGCTCGAAGCCGGCGCGGACCTCCCCGGTCGCGGCCACAGGGAACTCGCCGTCGGACTGGTCGCCGGGGTCGCCGTCATGATCCCGCTGCTGTTCGTCGGCTGA
- a CDS encoding AAA family ATPase, with amino-acid sequence MTVVDEVRIQNFRSIIDSEWVSLEDGVTTLVGPNEAGKTAILEALRRFEPNKGFNEDDVCDYVSSPDLENTAMVSIRLSGVTPASSSSRHTASFNQPDLLKIDREIDITIYKYFDGSYSVESADIESEITQYESSRQERSQNLHKDLKSLASSMLDELSEEDIGESQKEIESIATQSGNSGSIYSSFRSTDKVDIGGLQNQYQTLKGILVSARSDDLPSPLTSQAMELERKISSSRPAGDLFADHFFSTVLYQNPPIIDDSIKLDKVGQKEELLYSSLLEFIGIGPDEVEGMDPRERRSTIESAMSEFTSLFTKFWTQGEIRFDLDFVNGKATLLISDESEEEQYVSQRSRGFKEFLTFFLRLLTNNGGESFSNQVILLDDPGIHLHPERQKDLIEAISNLSDFNQILYSTHSPYMLDKSHINGLRVISSKNGHEGTIIESNLTKARELDGDSLEPVRGALGATFSDSLFGSNQTILVEGYTDRVYLRRFANIFQNSGRVEFAQDAGIVDMGGGAKWEKYTRFLESEGYDYVLLLDYDGVEDNSDRRIEEDDYLDKEDVIRIDSILDKTISEGDKVEIEDVFDREDFLRFVCDVYEDVSRGDFEMVGEGKQSIVEDVNIRFQKLRGQQGRDIPDFRKREIADYIDMQLKKHDVGEVLTEKSVENFTQLVNDINTSLPQSIRTKS; translated from the coding sequence ATGACAGTGGTTGATGAAGTAAGAATCCAAAACTTTCGTTCAATTATTGATTCCGAATGGGTTTCACTTGAAGATGGAGTTACAACTCTAGTCGGACCCAATGAAGCGGGCAAGACTGCAATTTTAGAGGCCCTTAGAAGATTTGAGCCAAATAAAGGATTCAACGAAGATGATGTTTGTGACTATGTTAGTTCACCCGATCTTGAAAACACCGCGATGGTATCTATTAGGTTGTCTGGGGTGACCCCTGCTTCTTCATCTTCAAGACATACTGCCTCATTTAACCAACCCGACCTTCTGAAAATCGATCGAGAAATAGACATTACCATATATAAATATTTTGACGGCAGCTACTCGGTTGAATCTGCCGATATTGAATCTGAGATAACACAATATGAGTCATCTCGCCAAGAGAGGTCACAGAATCTGCACAAGGACCTCAAAAGCTTAGCATCCAGTATGCTGGATGAACTTTCTGAGGAGGATATAGGGGAATCGCAAAAAGAAATCGAATCCATTGCCACCCAATCAGGGAACTCTGGGTCCATTTATTCTAGCTTCCGAAGTACAGATAAAGTGGACATTGGAGGCCTCCAGAACCAATACCAGACTCTGAAAGGTATATTAGTTTCGGCGCGATCTGATGATTTACCTAGCCCTTTGACTAGTCAAGCTATGGAATTAGAGCGAAAAATATCTAGCTCTCGGCCAGCCGGTGATCTCTTCGCTGATCACTTTTTCTCGACCGTCTTATATCAGAATCCGCCTATTATTGACGATTCGATTAAACTCGATAAAGTTGGGCAAAAAGAGGAATTATTGTATTCGAGTCTTTTAGAATTCATTGGCATCGGTCCGGACGAAGTTGAGGGAATGGATCCCCGGGAAAGACGATCTACTATTGAGAGCGCCATGTCTGAGTTCACCAGCTTATTCACTAAATTCTGGACACAGGGAGAGATTCGATTCGATCTAGATTTTGTCAATGGGAAAGCTACATTACTTATATCCGACGAGTCAGAAGAAGAACAGTACGTCAGCCAGCGATCTCGAGGATTTAAGGAATTTCTTACATTCTTCCTACGTCTTCTCACGAACAACGGTGGGGAATCCTTTAGCAATCAAGTAATCCTATTGGACGACCCTGGGATTCACCTCCATCCCGAAAGACAAAAGGACCTCATTGAGGCTATTTCGAACCTTAGTGATTTTAATCAAATTTTGTATTCAACCCATTCCCCATACATGCTAGATAAGAGCCATATCAACGGTCTTCGTGTTATCTCTTCAAAGAATGGTCACGAAGGGACTATAATTGAGTCAAATCTCACCAAGGCGAGGGAATTGGACGGTGACTCTCTTGAACCCGTGAGAGGAGCTCTTGGCGCCACATTCAGCGATTCCCTATTTGGAAGCAACCAGACAATACTTGTAGAAGGATATACGGACCGCGTATATCTACGGAGATTCGCGAATATCTTTCAGAACTCAGGCCGGGTAGAATTCGCCCAGGACGCAGGGATCGTCGATATGGGAGGTGGAGCTAAATGGGAGAAGTATACCCGGTTTTTAGAAAGTGAAGGATACGATTATGTTCTCCTACTTGATTATGACGGTGTTGAAGATAATTCAGATAGACGTATTGAAGAAGATGATTATTTAGATAAAGAAGATGTTATCCGTATCGACAGTATACTTGACAAAACAATTTCAGAGGGAGATAAGGTCGAAATTGAAGACGTATTTGACCGCGAAGACTTTTTAAGATTTGTTTGCGATGTTTATGAAGATGTGAGTAGGGGTGATTTTGAGATGGTAGGAGAGGGTAAACAATCAATTGTAGAAGACGTGAATATTCGATTCCAAAAACTAAGGGGGCAACAAGGTCGAGACATACCGGATTTCCGCAAGAGAGAAATTGCAGACTATATTGATATGCAACTAAAGAAGCATGATGTGGGAGAAGTCTTGACAGAAAAGTCCGTGGAAAATTTCACACAGTTGGTTAATGATATAAATACATCTTTGCCTCAAAGTATTCGAACTAAGTCATAA